TCTctccttaagatatctttattagtcacatgtacattgaaacacacagtgaaatgcatcttttgcgtagagtgttctgggggcagcctgcaagtgtcgccatgcttccggcgccaacatagcacgcccgcaacttcctaacccgtacgtctttggaatgtgggaggaaacccacgcagacacagggagaatgaacaaactccttacaggcagtggccagatttgaacctggttcgctggcactgtaatagcgttacgctaaccgctacactgccgtgcctgccctacagtcTTTTCTCCTTTGATACTCCTTTAAAACTGACTTTGAGTTTTTGGTCATACATTAACACGGCTTGGTGTCAAACTCCCCAGTAATGTTCCCTGTGGACACTATGTCAATAGAGTTTATTTCTGTACTATTATGTTTAAAAGCAGCAGAATATTGAGTTGTTAGTGTCCAGTGCCACCAGTCCTCCCAcatgtggattcaaaatcagaatcagatttattgtcactgacatatgacatgaaatttgtggttttgcagcagtaatacagtgcaagacaaaaatctgtaaattacagaAATCAAAAAGCGAAAACAAATGGAATAACATGTGGTGTTCatgctgatggcagaggggaagaagctgttcctgaattgttgagtttgggtcttaagcctcctgtacctcctccccgatggtagtaacaagaagagggcatgtcccagatggtgagggtccttaagtgatggatgccaccttcttgaggcaccgcctctagaagatgtcctcgacaatggggagggttgtgcccgtgatggagctggctgagtctacaaccctttgcagcctcttgcgatcctgtgcattggagtctccgtaccaggcggtgatgcaaccagtcagaacgctctcaaccatacatctatagaaatttgtaagagcctttgctggcataccaaatctcaaattgctaacgaagtagagccactggcatgccttcttcatgattacatcaatgtgttgggcccaggattggtcctctgagatgttgatgcccagaaacttgctcaccctttccactgctgacccctcaatgaggactggtgcgtgttctcccgacttccccttcgtGAAGTCCACGAATAATTCCTTAGTCGTGCTGACATTGAGTAGGTTTGTAGGCTAATAGGCCAGTGTAAAtgggggcggcacagtggcacagctagtagagtcgctgcctcacagcaacagacacccaggttcaatcctgacctcgggtgctgtctaagtggagtttgcatgtttcctgGTGACCTCAAGGGTTCCCCTcacccctgggtgctccagttttctcccacatcccaaagacgtgtggattggtaggttaaattgcCTCCCAGTATGTAGATGGGGaatagagtctggggggagttgatgtgaatgttgggagaacttaaaaataaataaaattaatgtaggatttgtgtaaatgagggcttgatggtcagcatggactctgtgggccgaagggcctgtatccattttGTACCTTTCTATGACTccactgaaagcaaaaaaaaagatttagctGGGTCATCGGCACCAGTTGGCTTTCACTGTGCTCACCTACAAAAAAGTAATTAATCACTCCAGCAAGGTTTCTGTGCAATCCAGTAACGTTCCGTAAACCCTGGTATCCATGTTCTCTTTTCCAGGTGACTGCATACTCTCCACCAAGCCAAAGGAGAGCTCAGAGGGGCTGCAGCTCAACTTTGACCAGGTATTTCAGCAGATTCAACCCACCAAAAAccatttcaagtcaagtcgagttattgtcatgtgcacgagtacggtgaggtacaggtacactgaaaaacttgtttgcagcagcatcacgggtacATGGGTATAGAGAACAACACATCAAATAGTAGTATACAAGATAatggaaaaaaactgtgcaaaacaagacatttgtgCTAAAAAGAATACAagcagagacaagtccatggtcgtaaagaggtggtccgtagtgttctgttgctgaggttgtACAGGTCGGTTCAATAACCTGATGggtgtaggaaagtaactgttcctgaacctggtggtgtgggacttcaggcttctgtacctcctgcctgacagtagcagcgagaagagagcgtgacccagatggtggggatcctcggtgatagatgccaccttcttgaggcagcacctcctgtagatgctgttggtggggggcagggggctgtgcccatgatggaccgtgATTTCTCAGTCTAAAACGGCAAGACTGGTCACAAGGTTGAAAGGACGGGAGGAGAGCCAGCTCAGCAGGGCCATCGATCATCAGTCCAGTTGCTCTCTGTTGCTGTGGGTTCCGGTCCAACCCTTGGGCCTCTTGGCTATGGGGATGGAAATCCCAGGGCTCTACTCACAACAAGTAGGGCTGCCAACCCTCCAAGACTGTTGGAGGTTCCCACACAATCTTCTGAAGTAAAGTGTGCAGTGTTctgcagagatagagagaggctCCTACCAGCCAGACTTGAAATAAGGACAAAACCCATACCTAACCAGCCTGGGCTGTTGGTTGGGAGGTCTCGTTAATGGGGTTTCATCACTTGATATAATCGTGCCTGACGCAACGTGTTGTGTGTGAAACCTCCGGGAATAAGATTCAAACGAAGCTGGCAATCTAAGGAGCTATGGTTCGTGGCAGGCGAACAGAGGGGAGGCAGACAGAATGACCATGGAGTCAGGAGAGGGagggtgctggaggaacacagcggtgAGAGGAGGAGTAAAAACTGGCAGGGTTGGGTGGGTGCAGGTGTCAGAGGAAGACAAGGTGTAGGGGTGCACTGAAGGGTGGCACAGGGCTAGTGGGTCGAGTGGTGTCGCTGTTGGGACCAACCTCTTAACACAGGCCAGAAGCAATAACTGTGAATGGGCACGGTGAAGAGTTCTCTCACCTACACGGTGTGACTTGTGCCACTGTCAGGAGATTGTTCTGCATTCAGGATGCCAAtttatctccccccacccctccccctctccctctccccctctctgcccccagaacatgaaCGATGCCATGGCTGTCCTGCCCAAGCTGTCCACGGGGCTGGACGTAAATGTCCGCTTCACAGGAGTCGGTGACTTTGAGTACACCCCGGAATGCATTGTGTTCGACCTGTTGGATGTCCCTCTTTACCACGGCTGGCTCGTTGACCCCCAGGTATGTGTGAGGGGTACAGGGGGAACGCTTTCTGCTCTACATACACTGGCAGGTGCCTCGGAATCCCTGCTGTGTTCAGCCAGATACCTCGAGTCTTCCTCCTTCAGTGACACTGCGGGCCGCACACCCACTTTATGATGGAGGGGGCTGTGGGTCTGAGTCCCACTCCAGAGCCCCGAGCCCGTgctcccagtgcagtactgagagagcccACACAAAACCGAGGGCCTGGCTACCCTCTCGGGTGAGCAGTGAAGGGTGCCCTGGGGCCAATATCTATCCCAGCATCAGCACCACTGATAATGAAATGGACCCGTCTTGtactgctctttgtgggatcttgctgtgttgaAATTAGCTGCTGTCTTTCTTCCAGAGGTGATTTAGATTTCACAATCTAAAAGGTACACAAAACCAAATGAGAAGAATTCTCTTTTAGTCAGCAGGTTGGTGTGATCTGGGATGCACCCTCCAAAAAAGGCAGCAGGAAAGGATTCAACTGGAGCTTCCTGAAGAGAATTAAATTGATAAATAAaagcaggaggccacttggccctttggGACTCTGCTAGCTCATTAGTAGGGCAATTCATTCCTTCCCAAGCACCTGGTGGTGGGATTGGGACTAATTGGAGAACCCTTTCAAGAAGCTAGGGTGggcacaatgggccgaagggcctccttTGGTAGCATGTCATCCGAAATTTCTCAAAGCTGGAGAGGGTTCCCCTCACCTTGTGTCTGGCCCTGTTGCGGGGTCGTTGATTGCTGTGATTAGTTGGGGGCTGGCAGGAGGTGAACTCGTCAGCATCCTTCGGGCATTCCCGGCGTGACACAGgatcttgtttttctctcccaccctctcctcttccgtcccctccctcccttgtTCTCTttccatcccccttcccctcctctgccccccccggttcccctctctccctgctatctctttccctcctcttccccccccccccccccccaatttcacCTCCCTACTTGGTTCTCCCTcctttcccacccccctgccctcATTTCCTCTCCCTGTTTggtcccctctcttcccccccttggcccccccattcccctcacccccctcttcccccccccccccccaaaccatcatttcacctccctccctggtcctttcttcttccccccctttcccattgttctctctccttccccccctcacccattcccctccctccctcatcctctctgtaccctcccccccatcccctttTTCCTCTCCCTGTCTGCTCTCCTCTTGGCTCCCCATTCCCTCCTTCCCCGGtcctctctcctccctttccctcactggttctctctcctcttctccccccccccccccccctaccatttcccctctctccctccctggtcctctctcctccacccaccccctccctgccGGTCTCCccagagccacgaggtgatgcaGGCAGTCGGGAGGTGCAGTTACAACCAGCTTGTAGAAAAGATCATCAGCTCCAAGCACTCCACGGACAGCGCGCTGGTCAGTGAAGGTGAGGTGGGCGGTATCTTGCCCCTGACTGTTGGCGGCAGGTTCTGGGCCAGTATTGGGTTGAATCCTTGCCATTCTCCCATTGGCAGTCCCCAGCTCACCAGCACAGCTCCCGTGCTCCTCTGCCCTCTGAGGAGAGGGCCGGCACCTGTGTTTCAGATGCGAGCAGGGCAGAGGGATCCCAGGCAAGAGGGGTACTTACTGTCTGCCCAACCCTTGCCAACACTGAGGCCCCGTCATTGTGAAGCCTTGCAACTTGTGTCAAAGCTCAGCCGTGCACGTTTGTCCTGTGACCCTGTCCTGCACTTACCTGGTGGCTGGACTGGCCGCACTGCTACTCAGACTCAGAATTTGTGCCAGTGTTGGTTGCGATGCCACCTGTTGTTCACCGTCTCACTCGGACCCAGCCGAGGGTGATGCAGTGgagcagcgggtagagccgctgcctcacagcaccagagacccaggttcaatcctgacctcagctgctctgtgtgtgtgtgtgtgtgtgtgtgtgtgtgtgtgtgtgtgtggagttcgcatgctctccctgtgaccgcgtgggtttctcccaggtgctccagtttcctcccacatcataggtcggtgggttaattggctgctgtgtgtagGTAAgggctagaatctgggggggggtcGATAAGAATGGGGGGAGTCGTTGAGAActcggggagaataaaaagtgggattagagtacatgggtggttgatggtcagcatggactcggtgggccgaagggcctacttctgctcctttgtcttgtgactcTAACCCATTGTCAGACCACAggctgaatcaggtttattatcactgactcgtatgttgtgaaatgtgttgttttgtggcagcagtacagtgcaaacacataattactgtaagttacaaaacaaATGGcgcagaaaaaaaaggaataataaagtaatgttcacggactgttcagaagttTTGTAAGACAAAATTGCCCCCATCTTACAATACCTCAGCAGAGTTTTGCCTCTGGGATGAAGCAGGCAGGCTCAAAGcctttctccccactcccccagacTTGCCTATTCCAATACACTACTGGCTGGCTTCCAATCTACCTCTCCAAAAGCTTAATCACACCCTACTTCCCTGTGTTCCAACTTGCATCATGTCGATCAGCCCCCACCCGCTGATATTTTCGGCTCCCAtaagtacaataaaactccaaaaaTCCAATTACTACCCCACCCACTTTtagttcattttaaaaattaaattgttgttaagttggtttattattgtcacatattctgagagagggagaaacaatTTGTCTTgcgtgctatccatacagatcatttcatcacattagtgcgttgaggtagtacaaggtaaaagcaataacagaacgcagaatatagtgtcacagttaccgagaaagtgcagcgcaggcagacaacaaggtgcaagccatgatgaggtagattgtgaggtccatcttgtactaggggactattcaagggacttataacagcgggatagaagctgtccttgagcctggtggtacgggctttcaggcttttgtatcttctgcctgatgggagggggggagagaatgtctggggtgggtggggtcttcgattatgttggctgctttcctgaggcagcgagaagtgtagactgattccgtggaggggaggctggtttcatgaTGTGCTAAAGGTGTTGTGCAGTgttataataaatttttcagtgaaccagaaTTTAAAGAGTGGGGAAACAGGGCCTGGTGACTTGgaaacagggtcccagtgagtttaaaagtaACACGGAAAACGGTTCCTGGTGATGCAAGGGTGGGAAACGGGGCCCCGATAATGTTAACAGGAGCATGGGAGACAGGGCCCTGATAACGTTTAAGGGAGCGTGGGAAATGGTCCTGGTGAGTTTATAACAAGGATGGATACGGGAGCCgcggtgtgtttaaagggagcgtgggaaacCACCCAGATCCCAAACCACCAGTTTGTGGATTATCAGTGTAATTATCTTGATTTTAATAGCCTCACTCGTGTTCAACCCCCTTCCCATCTCATCAGCCTCCTGAGATCGCCACCCTCCTCCAATTCTGTGCCTCTTAATCATCCCTGATTCCCGTTGATCTACCACCAGCCCTGAGCTCAGGAATTTTCTCCCTCAACCTCACcacctctttctcctcctttaagcAGTGCTGTGGTTAAGTTATTTGACTAATAACCCAGAGCCCTGAaccccaagttcaaatcccatttaaGTCAGTTAAtaatctagaatttaaaaaagaaaagctgGTCTTAGTGATAACATCGACGAAATAATCAGATGATTGgaaaacccaactggttcactaatgcatGCTGTGAAGTGAAGCATAAATGTCCTATGAAATGGCCTAGTGAGTTTAttcagggcaattagagatggataatTTACGATTTACAAGTCTTGCCAAGACTCAGGCCTgggttatagggggaggttgagcaggctaggactttattccctagagtgTGGGAAGACTGAGGGGTTGACCTTACGGAGGTGTACAAAaacatgaggagtatagacagtctttttccctaggaaagggaaccaaaaactagagggcataggtttaaggtgagaggggagatttaataggaatctgagggccagcttcctcacacagagggtggtggggatatggaatgagctgccaaaggaaagtAGTTGATgaaggtacaataatgacatttaaaagacatttggataaatacatggataagatagagggatatgggccaaacgtgggcaattaagtgggcaccttggtcggcacggaccagttgggccaaagggcctgttcccgtgctgtatgactctgtgactctaaatgccggtcttgccagtgatgcccagatctcaaaaatgaaatattttttaaaaatgcacagaaAAACACTGCTTCTTTGACAAGTTCTTGTTTCACCTGCCCCAATGTGAGTTACTCAACAAAATCCTGGCAGTGTTTTGTTACCTTAAAGGCTGTGAGGTAAACGTTAGTGTTCTTCCACTTACAGTGCTGTAGAAGGAAGCCACACGGCTCATCGGATCCCTGCCATATCCCAGGGGAAGAACCCCATTTGTCTatccccttatttccctgtagccctgcaactgccctttgattctttttcccatTAACCTCCACTAAAGGTCAATTCAACCAACAGCACGTCTGGgaagagggaggaaactggagcacctgggggaaacccacgtgaccacagggagaatgtgtaaactctgtGCGTgagcgtacacacacacacacacacacacacacacacacacacacacacacacacacacacacacacacacacacacacacacacacacacacacacacacacacacacacacacacacacacacaccccccccccccccccccccccccccagttggcAGTCAGGATTgcacccgggtctctggagccgtgaggcagcagctgtaccaccATGAACACGGACGTTAACACTTGCTCTATTCCACAGGGCTGGTTGCAGAGCAATTCCTGGACGCAACCGCCACACAGCTGACTTACCACGGTCTCTGCGAGCTCACGGCTGCAGCCAAGGAAGGGGAGCTGTGTGTCTTCTTCCGGAACAATCACTTCAGCACGATGATTAAGCACAAGGTGAGGACTTGAGGACGAGAATcagctccccaccccacccccccccccaccgatctaCCCTCCACCCCAAACGTCCGTAATCTGGAAgccagttttgggctccttatttaagaaagaatgtgctgacattggagagggttcagagaagattcactagaatgattccaggaatgagagggttaacatatgaggaatgtttgacggctcttgcgctgtactccttggagttcagaagaatgaggggggaacctcatagaaacatttcgaatgttaaaaggcctggacagagtagatgtggcgaagttgtttcccatggtaggggagtctagtacaagagggcatgacttcaggattgaagggcgcccattcagaacagagatgcagagaaatttatttaaccagagagtggtgaatctgtggaatttgttgccacgggcggctgtggagacaaagtcattgggtgtatttaaggcagagattgataggtatctgagtagccagggcatcaaaggttatggtgagaaggcaggggagtggggctaaatgggagaatggatcagctcataatagaatggtggagcagactcaatgggccgaatggccgacttctgctcctttgtcttatggttttTCCTCACCACTGATCAAACCACCCCACGTGGCTGTGCTATTCACCTGCTCTAACCTCTCGCTGACGCCCCCTTAACTCCATCCCGCTCCAGAGGTCTGACAGCGTAATCCAGACCAACGTGGCATCGTGCTGGCAGAAGTGACATCTTTCAGgtgaggtgttaaactgaggtccttgTCTGTCCTTTTGGGCAGATGCTGCTGTTCCCCTGGCCCGCTATTGAAGGAGAGCAGTTCTGGCTGCTGTCCAGGAGCTGATATTAATCCCTTCACTGATATAACATCTGAGAAAAGAACTTACCTAGTTGCTGTTTTGTCTCTTACTGCGCCCAAAATGGCTGCCTCATTTGCCAGCATAATGACTGTGTGAGACCACAGTCTTTCATTGGGTCAGGTGTCCTggaatcatggagttatacagcacagaaacaggcccttcagcccaactcgtccatgctgaccaagatgtccattgcctgcatttggcccatatccctctaaacctttcctccccatgtactcatccaattgtcttttaaacgttgttgttgcacctgcctcagcaacattctctggcagctcgttccatgtacccatcaccctctgtgtgaagttgcccctcgggtccctttgaaatctctcccctctcaccttaaacctatgccctctagttcttgattccccaaccctgggggaagaAGACTGCCATTCACTTTTATAcgcctctacaaggtcacctctctgtctactacgttccaaggaataaagtcctggcctgcccaacctctccctataactcaggccctcgagtcccagcactctttccagcttaatggcgtctTTAGTGCTTTGTCCACGTTTTATCCTGGAGCGTCCTGTAAGGGGACAAGTGAAGAGCTTCCCTACGTTAAGCTCTCCTTTCTTCCAACTGTCCCCTGGGGCACTGAACAGTAGCAGGAAGGCAGCTCCAAGTCATGCTCACAGTTACCCGGAGACATCACCCAACTGCAGCCTCGGCTGGACGCCCGAGGTCTGGCCCAAGTTCAGTGAGACCCAAATATGACGTCGGGTTTGGGTCAGTTGAATATCCTGATTGAAAGTTCAGGTTCAGGACTCAcaatggcacaggaggaggccagtcagccATCGTGTCCAAGCACAGCGAGCCCATTTGTCTCTGTAATGTACACTCTCCCTTATGCCATTAATCCAcagtaaggggtaatttacagtggtaatAACTAACCTGCCACCATGCTTCTGGGGGGGGAAACGAGGATCTGAGGGAAACTCCgctcagcaccggaggtcgggattgtaGCAGGGTCCCCGGAGTTGTGAGACCGCCTGACGAACTGCTGCCCCCCCCCCGGTAGTTTATCCCGGTTATAGTGATTTGCCTTACCACGGCTGTGCATGAGCTGAGTCACTGCTGCCTCATTGAGGGTCCAAGACACTGGCGATCAGCCTCAAAGTCTGGGCATCAGAGGGGTTCCCGTCGGACGGGGCTGTAGACCAATGGGACTGCAGTGCTCAGCAGTGTCACTGCAATGATCGGGTTCATCGACACCCAGAGATGGAGGCAGAAGATCTGCTTTAAAGGGGAGTAACTCTGGGAGGGAGGGGTCGGAGTGGGAGCTGGTTTGGGGTTCAATCTCCGAGCAAGTCGTCGTGCAGCTCGACAGTAACTGGCCGATGGGTGTGTGTCCCTTTTGTCCCCCTCAGGGCCACCTCTACCTGCTAGTGACCGACCAGGGCTTCCTGTCGGAGCAGAAGTTGGTGTGGGAGAGCTTGCACAACGTGGAGGGAGACGGCAACTTCTGTGACGCTGAGTTCTGCCTCAGTCATCCGACCGGCCGGCAGCTTCCCTACACCGTCGCTCAGCCCCCCCAGCAGCAGATCGACCAGGTACGCAAGGCTCCAGGATCGGTCTCTCAAACTAACCTCCCACCCTCGTGTCTCCGCAAGCCTTGGGTATTTCCGGGGAGGGGCAGCACTCTCACCCCAATCTTCAGTCGGTAATTGCAGCCAACACCCACCActgcccaccccgccccccctccccactccccccgggCAGACCTGAGGGAGCGTCTAACGATCCCACACTCTCTGTACCCTGGCTGCAGTGTGCTGCCAGCAACATTTCTTGACCAagacccacgacctctaccactcACGAGGACACGGGAACACCAGCGATGACCACCTCCCCAGACGCCCCACAGAACCGGGCTCCCCTGCAAGCTGCACACTCGGAAATACGtcggccgttccttcaccgtcgctgggtctaaatcccggaactccttccccaacagcgcCTTCACCACGTGGACTGCGGCGGTTTGGGGTggcacctcaccccctccacctccttcacTTCCAATATGCTGTCACACTGCCCCGGGCATGATATATATCCCTCACCAATATCACTGAGGCAGATGCTGTGGTCCTTTTCACTGCGCTGTGTGGGGGAGCTTACTGTGCTCACATTGGCAGCAGTGCTCTCTATGATACAGCCATGACCACATGTCAGTGGCTGTGAAGCTctttggaggtggtggagggtttTATAGCTTCATGTTCATGAGCTGGATCTCTGTGTCCGATCCCTCAGTGGTCTTgtcccctccctctgtaacctcctccgaCCCTCCACCACTTCTGGTCCTCGTGCCCATACCCTGTCTCTGTCACTGTGGTCTGGACATCATTGatctggagctccctccctaaacccctctgcctcccctcctcccccaccctctgctcGAGGCCACCGCAGACCAGACCTTTTGTTGCTGCCTTTCTCGGAGCCTGATTGTGTGGGGCGCCCCGGGAGGTGGTAATCTAGGCCGAAGGTATGGAAGCCAGGTCCCTGTTACTGGTGAGCGACAGGGGCATGGACTTCCCACTAAAGCCGTGGCAATGACCCCTCCAGGGGTGAAACAACTGAGTGATTCAAATTGTTCTCGCAGCTTGGAAATGAGAAGCGCTCGGGTCCCTGACCCACAAATCCGGCCCACACTCTGCGCCAACCTCGTAGGGTGTTACAGATACTTGCTCCCACTCTTGGTACCTCCGGGGCAAAAGTAGTGTTGCCTGGGGCTGGCCTCGCGGATGGTAGGTGGGCGGGTAACGAGGACGTTAGTGTACCCGCCCGACTTGCTGTTGACTGCTCTGACCCCACAGGACTACATGGTAGCCCTCTCCCTGCAACAACAGCAGCAGAGCTCGGGAGACATCAGTGACCTGGAGCTAGCCCGGCaactgcaggaggaggaggatcgACGGGCAGTGAGGTACCTCCAGGAGCAGGAACACGAGACCCAACCGGTAAAGCCAGCCCTTCGTTTACcatcccctcctcttcccttgtGCGTTTGTCCAACTTGCCCTCAAATCCCTCCCTGTGAGTTCCCTGCTGCCTGGGCAAAGCGGCTTCTGCTGATCCTAAATCCAACTTACAGTAGTTTTGGTTTCCAACAAATAGAAGCAGCTTCTCTACCTTGGggacacaagaggctggaatctggagcaacaaacaatctgctggaggaactcagtgggtggagcagcatctgtgggagggaaagtttCAAGctgaacccctgcatcaggactgttgacaattcctttcccccctacaaatgctgctcaacccattgagttcctccagcagattgtttgttgctccaaattcctgcatctgcagtctcctgtgtccccaaGGTGAAGAAGCTGAGgtcctccagcggattgtgtgttgctccagcttctctACCttgctctttctgtctgtctgtacaAGGACTGGGCACTTGACCTTGCCCTTCCCTTGtttcctttcatttgtatatttctGACCTGTTGGGCTTGTCCTAGTACATCAGACTATACAATATCTCCCAGACTGCCATTAGCAATGCATTCCACGGACAATGAgcttataaaattgagaggcatagatagggtagatggtcttcttcccagggttgaaaatgtgaaatactagagggcatagatttaaggtgagaggggggcagtttaaaggaaatgtgcggggaaGTTTTTAGtagttgggtgcctggaacgggctgctggggagCTGGTAAAAGCAGACtcaatagcaaagtttaagaggcatttattatGATGTAACCAAGGGTGAGTGAGATTTTACCAGGTTGCATTTTTTGATTCTGTGCGTGGTTCagttgtttttgctacccttgttAGCTTATGTATTGAATTTAGTTGtttccctctttccccaccccccaactaccTTCCCATGGGTGCA
The sequence above is drawn from the Pristis pectinata isolate sPriPec2 chromosome 40, sPriPec2.1.pri, whole genome shotgun sequence genome and encodes:
- the mindy1 gene encoding ubiquitin carboxyl-terminal hydrolase MINDY-1; protein product: MDSTDFEQGDNIGLDKKAATMSGLPSASGEPGEREGRPEGAGERAGKTLAADAGQTVEEGQRPGADAQAADHSKESLTSGLASAESEGDLASLTPSLGSPEEEDDGDDLAEAECPLAESAESDQVSAPSLGSTSETEQDPLQGAGPRPEVYRGDPSNTFYYVKWINWKGEKTPVITQSENGPCPLIAIMNILFLRWKVKIPPKTEVISVEQLMILLGDCILSTKPKESSEGLQLNFDQNMNDAMAVLPKLSTGLDVNVRFTGVGDFEYTPECIVFDLLDVPLYHGWLVDPQSHEVMQAVGRCSYNQLVEKIISSKHSTDSALVSEGLVAEQFLDATATQLTYHGLCELTAAAKEGELCVFFRNNHFSTMIKHKGHLYLLVTDQGFLSEQKLVWESLHNVEGDGNFCDAEFCLSHPTGRQLPYTVAQPPQQQIDQDYMVALSLQQQQQSSGDISDLELARQLQEEEDRRAVRYLQEQEHETQPQAAPARQPPAAGRQAGSERRQHREEKSKDCIIL